Proteins from a genomic interval of Natronorubrum tibetense GA33:
- a CDS encoding BrxA family protein: MATGRNGELDSWLPSLVGRLPKSKITTDLTHCGLQAERTHDIASLYADELDWTSVKEIWYDERVANRSSRNSAEKPLIAIRARLQSAGEGLPSVPVLPTIIDQCRNERDQAQVLFLYLVNHDGLARYVVHEYLRRLMKQGPSALNFETDTVLNILDDFRDKAGEPLEYSESTQKRWVQGLRSALRDIGVLEGKTETMGQPPKVGDVPLQVAAYYSWAQNGDGWLTKPIGWLYLFQSEEYWEPQSKRLAGYEGWTHHEARSRVWFEPIDDFYTMLAEGSA; this comes from the coding sequence ATGGCTACAGGTCGAAACGGGGAGTTGGATTCGTGGCTCCCATCTCTCGTTGGGAGACTCCCCAAATCGAAGATCACTACGGATTTGACTCATTGCGGACTCCAAGCCGAGAGAACGCACGATATCGCATCTCTCTACGCGGACGAACTCGATTGGACGTCGGTCAAGGAGATCTGGTACGACGAGCGAGTCGCGAACCGAAGCAGTCGGAACAGCGCTGAAAAGCCACTTATCGCTATTCGGGCACGACTTCAGTCAGCGGGTGAAGGGCTTCCATCGGTCCCGGTGCTTCCGACGATTATAGACCAGTGTCGAAACGAACGCGATCAGGCACAGGTCCTCTTCCTCTATCTCGTCAACCACGACGGGCTGGCCCGCTATGTCGTCCACGAGTACCTCCGCCGACTGATGAAACAAGGACCCTCCGCACTCAACTTCGAGACGGATACTGTTCTCAACATCCTCGACGACTTCCGCGACAAGGCTGGCGAACCGCTAGAGTACTCGGAATCAACACAGAAACGATGGGTGCAGGGACTTCGGTCTGCCCTTCGTGATATCGGTGTGCTCGAAGGGAAGACCGAGACCATGGGTCAACCGCCAAAGGTCGGCGACGTGCCCCTCCAGGTCGCGGCCTACTACTCCTGGGCCCAGAACGGCGACGGGTGGCTCACGAAGCCGATTGGCTGGCTCTACCTGTTCCAGTCCGAAGAGTACTGGGAACCGCAAAGCAAGCGTCTGGCTGGATATGAGGGCTGGACACACCACGAAGCTCGGAGTCGCGTCTGGTTCGAACCCATCGACGACTTCTACACGATGCTCGCGGAGGGATCGGCATGA